The following are from one region of the Pristiophorus japonicus isolate sPriJap1 chromosome 24, sPriJap1.hap1, whole genome shotgun sequence genome:
- the LOC139237896 gene encoding guanine nucleotide-binding protein G(I)/G(S)/G(O) subunit gamma-10-like, which yields MSTKTGSELLMHRMVKQLRMEASVERVMVSQAAVDLKNFCLQNAHKDLLLMGVPSGDNPFRPPKSCLLL from the exons ATGTCGACTAAGACCGGCAGCGAGCTGCTGATGCACAGAATGGTGAAGCAACTGCGGATGGAGGCCAGTGTGGAGCGGGTCATG GTATCCCAGGCAGCGGTTGATCTGAAAAACTTctgtctccagaatgcccacaaagACCTGCTTCTGATGGGGGTGCCGTCAGGCGACAATCCCTTCAGACCTCCAAAGTCCTGCCTTCTGCTGTGA
- the clpp gene encoding ATP-dependent Clp protease proteolytic subunit, mitochondrial, whose amino-acid sequence MLLRTFVQHSGQLVTGCRKIHRTSGCSHPLIPIVIEQTGRGERAYDIYSRLLRERIICVMGPIDDTVASLVIAQLLFLQSESNKKPIHMYINSPGGVVTAGLAIYDTMQYILNPISTWCVGQAASMGSLLLAAGCPGMRHSLPNARIMIHQPSGGASGQATDIAIQAEEILKIKRQINHIYAKHTKQLLSVIEGAMERDRYMSPVEAQEFGIIDKVLVHPPQDGEDEPQLVHKDDATASGSPEP is encoded by the exons ATGCTGctgagg ACGTTTGTGCAGCATTCCGGCCAGCTGGTGACGGGATGCAGGAAGATTCACCGGACGTCAGGTTGTAGCCACCCGTTAATCCCCATCGTCATCGAGCAGACG GGTCGTGGAGAACGAGCTTACGATATCTATTCACGACTGTTGAGGGAACGAATAATTTGTGTCATGGGACCT ATAGACGACACTGTGGCCAGTCTGGTGATCGCCCAGCTCCTGTTCCTTCAGTCCGAGAGTAACAAGAAGCCGATCCACATGTACATCAACAGTCCAG GTGGTGTGGTGACAGCGGGCCTGGCGATCTACGACACCATGCAGTACATCCTGAACCCCATCTCCACCTGGTGCGTGGGGCAGGCGGCCAGCATGGGCTCCCTGCTTCTGGCCGCAGGCTGTCCGGGCATGAGGCACTCGCTGCCCAACGCACGCATCATGATCCACCAACCCTCGGGAGGGGCCTCT GGCCAGGCGACTGACATCGCCATACAGGCGGAGGAGATCCTGAAGATTAAGAGGCAGATCAATCACATTTATGCCAAACACACGAAGCAGCTGTTGTCTGTGATCG AAGGGGCGATGGAACGGGATCGCTACATGAGCCCCGTGGAGGCTCAGGAATTCGGCATCATCGATAAGGTCCTGGTGCACCCCCCGCAGGATGGGGAGGATGAGCCACAGCTCGTGCACAAAGATGACGCGACAGCATCCGGCTCCCCCGAGCCCTGA